CTTTGCTCTAAACTTGTTACTTTCTTTTGTCAACTTTGGAGGCTGTTTTTGGTTTGAGAATGATCCTATGCAATAATAATAGAACTTAGTCCATTATATCGTTGATCATGGCATGATGAATGAACTGATCTTTGAGATTTTGAACTTCTaatgtttcttttttcttttttcttttttttttgctattttggGAGGATGAACTGCTAACTTATAAGATTTTGGTTCAGAAAATTTTGTTTCAGACCATGCAATCAATTATGGACTTGATGAAAGAAGTTGAACTTCAAGAGGCAGCTGCCGAACAAGCAAAAGAGGAAGCCGCAAGGGGGGGCATGGATATTCTCGTCAAGGTGGAGGAACTTAAACAGATGCTGCCACATGCAAAGGAAGCAAATGACATGGTTGTGCACTTGTTGATAACCTAGATGTTTTAATTATCAAAACTAGAATGTAGTTTTACGATTTTTAAAGAGTATGAAAGCTTAGCCATTCGCCTTTGTTTTGCAGCATGCTGGAGAAGTATATGGCGAGAAGGCAATCCTAGTCACTGAAGTAAAAGAGCTTGAAAATCGCTTGCTCAGCTTGTCAGACGAAAGAGACAAATCTCTTGCTATTCTTGATGAGGTAATCTTGGAAAACATTAAACCTGGCACTTAGCTAGTCGGTTTTTAGTATAAATCTGTATGCCATTAATTGGCTTGATCAATATGTTTGTCCATGTGGATGGAATATGGAGAAGTAGAAAATTTATACAGAACAAACTCATAACATATATGGTGTATTTAACAAGAACATGATATTGATATGAAGAGCTTTGAGCTTGTTATACTCTcattttatatctttataatattATCAACAGATGCGTCAAACCCTCGAAGCTCGACAATCTGCCGCACAGGAGTTGATGAAAGCAGCAGAGCAGGAAAAGCTGGAAAAAGAAGAATCTGCTCGTAACGCTCTTGCTGAACAAGAAGCCATTATGGTGAAAGTGGTCGAAGAGTCCAAGATTCTAAGGCAGGAGGCAGAAGAAAATTCCAAGGTAGCTTTCATTTCTGTCCACTCTACTAAAATTTGTTTAGACTTGACAAAGTTTAAAATAGATTACTTATTTTGGACTTACGTACCCTTTTGCATATGCTCCGCTGCAGTTACGTGAGTTTCTTATGGACCGTGGCCAGATTATTGACTCACTACAGTAAGTATAATTCTGTTATACGTATAGATTCTTGGTTGGTAGGGTGAAATAAATGATCGCTGTATGTATGATGGTTATGCCTCTGGTATTCTGTATGAATTAGCACGAGAATGGATCGATGCATGCGAATGCACTATTATTTGTTGATACAGTTCTAGCTATCTTCCAATAaacatttcctttttatttttgcaGAGGAGAAATATCTGTTATTTGCGAGGATATAAGGTTGCTTAAACAGAAGTTCGATGACCGTATTCCATTAAGCAAATCAATATCCTCAAGCCAAACCAGCTGCATCCTGGCCTCATCCGGTTCATCTCTGAAAAGCAGATCAACAGATCTTGGTTCCAGCCAATGGGAAACCGCTAAAACACCGGAAAAAAGAAGCCCAACACCATCTGTTGACGGACAATCTCCAAAGAGCAGATCATTGGACGAAAGATCCAAAGTTGATGGAAAAGAACTATCAGATGATGGATGGGAAATTTTCGACAAAGATGCTGAATTCTGAGTTTGTACACTGAAGCTATATGAATCGACGATGCATCATAAAAAAAGGTTCCCGGGTATTAAGAACAGTTACTAGACTGTTTTTTTATCGTAATAACCTCGACTTAGTTGCTATTTCTATAGCCATATATAGCCATTTTTCTGCAAACATATTATATCTCTGTTAGTGGCAAATACTATTGGCACAAGTTTTGTTCAGCAttaaacacacatatatattgaATGTGAGTGCTTTATTTTCAGTCTATATCTTGGCTCTAATGCAGCAAAGAAACTGTCTAAATGGTAATGAATGTCTTCACATCAACatagaaaattaatttaaaaaaaaaacgatAATCCATTAAACTAAAAACAATATGGGAATGAACCAACACTTtcataaatataatattatttttctaatttccATTCCCTCACTGTTAACTCTTTTTATAACTTTCACATGTCCACTCCCAAAGCTTTCTTGATGTCAGCCTGTAAGCAAAGCAACACAGCAGATAATTAGTGTACATTATCATATATAGGGTATAGCAGAAGTCGGTTCAAATCGGTTAATTCGGTTTTGTATGCGAGTAAAATAGGTTAAATCAGTTTCTTGTCTGTTATGAACCGATCATATTAGGGTATAGCAAAagtcaatttttttaaataacgAACAATTGCTACTCTCTAAGATTGCAGATACACAAAGATGGGAGGGAGGGAGGGAGTACCTCAATAGCCAATGGCGTAGTGCTAGGGCCATAGCGAGCAAGGACATGGCCATCCTTGTCAACTAAAAACTTAGTGAAGTTCCACTTTATCCTATTTCCCAAGAACCCAGATTTGTTTGTCTTTAAGAACTTGTAGACAGGCTCTGTCTTTGGACCATTGACATGAACCTAAACATAGAACAAATAATTTAGCAGCAATGAGCAATGAGTTAGCAAATGCAAAGTCCCCAACATGTCCCTGTATTGAAGAAAGCAGCAAACATGATGAACAGTCAAagctttcattcattcattcatcaaAAATGAGCTGGTCATATGTATTCAAGTTAAGCCTAGTCAATTCGTGGATTGGGTTGGTTttaagttgtaaaattttatgGTCATTTTAAGTTTGGGTCAATTTCGTGTTTATACTTTTGGATCGGATCAATTTAAGTTACTTGTTGGGGTTGTTTTATGTCCGGATTCAGTCAATTTAAGTTGGGATTAATTTAGGTTCAaatcaataaaacaaaatatgcaGCTAGAACTAAGGATACacacacatacatacatatttcattaccTTTTGGAAAATAGGGTATTCAGCCTTGTATCTTGTACAAGCAAATTCTTGTGCATCTTGACTGGTACCAGGTTCTTGGCTCAAAAACTGATTGCATGGGAATGCCAAAATCTCCAGTCCTTCCCATCACAAACACAAAAAAAACACAACCATCTTCAACAAATCCAGgaacaaaaattgtaaaaaagaaAATCATTTACCTGTTCATATAACACAAAATACCCTAGAAACTAATAGTTACAAAAGGAACTAACCTTGGTCCTTGTATTTGTTGTAAAGATCAGTCAACTGGGTATAATTTGAATCAGTGAGTCCACTGTTCAAAAATCACAAAGGTGGAATCTTTATACATTTAATAAGAAAAAACACTaaaaaaagtttttaaaaaaaagaagaaaaattagaaaaaagagaaaaagaaccaTTTAGAGGCAACATTAACAACAAGAAGAGCTTTTCCGTTGTACATACTAAGGTCAACATCTTGGTTTTTGTAATCCTACAAACACAAATATATAACATAGTAAAAAACCttcaaacatcaaaatcattcaCCTTAAATCTAAACATTAAAGCAAAAGAACAGAAAGAAAGAAAACCAACCTTGACTGTAAATTCATGGATTGATTTTTGAGGAACTGATTCAGAAGCACCCATTTTCGTGTTTTGGGTTATCAAAAAAGTAATCAACTTTTGGGTTCTTTGTGAACTTTTGTCTGTGATTTGGGTTTTTTTGTAGCTGTTTTTTTGGCTGCAATATATATATGGGAAGAGAATCAAGAGATTGGGTTTAAAAAAACTGCTTTCTTTTTTgggtttaaaattaaaaaattgaaaagattATGTAATGAAAAATGACACCTTATTATTAAATTAGATAATGAAATTATCGTTTATTTCACCAAATTTGGAGCACCGAAGTTATCTTCTTCCCCTTTTTTTGACTTCTTCTGCACGTAAGTTTGGTCCACCGTAATTAATTAGCAAATCTAATTTTAAACTTAAATGCTCTTTGAAAATTTATGTTTTTCTTGTTAAACTATTTACGTccgaatattaaaaattatattgcattttatttttttactcaaaCGAGAAAATTTTTCTGGAAAATCAATTCTTCCGTTAAAAAtatcattaatttttattattaaaaattagttaTTGTACGTTGGCATGAGATACATGTGAGACGTCATGTGTTATTGTCTAAATGTTCCGTCAACCACGTCATtttttaaccatgcaaatggatagaattttaataaaaaaaattaatttactctttaatttaacgTTTAAGGACTACTTTACCCGTTAATACTTTTATCATTTTATGTTATCGAATCACTGGACTTCTatttaatcatccaaaaatgaaaCCTATTTCCAAAAATCATGGAGCTTTTAGAGTAGATAGAATAGTTTTTAGGTTACTAAACTATTCGATACTTAAATTTGATTTCAATAGTTAATTACGTACGCAAGTTTTTCTTTGTCCTGATTTGGTGCCTTATTCTAGCTCTAATATACAAGTTgatatttgagtttttttttttgtctcaattaagtacttatgtttattttttttactagagcaaatgtatcaaataattatttgGTCATATGTTACAGTTTGATCTTGATATTAAATTGATTATTGAAGTCAAACTTaaataccaaattgaataataaaactaAACTTGAGTACCAATTAATATATTAACCTCGCTTTTAGATGCTAtcattatataatataaatatcataaaataatataaactaaagcatatagtaaaattatatgtataattgtatcaaaatttatataaatataaattatcatttttatataaaaattcatttagatttattttaacGTATCAATTTGAGATTTGAGTCAACTCATATTCATAAAAGTTTATtccaaaaaaaatcaattattttCATGAATTAATTTGAGTTGAGGTAAATATTATgaaaaattagtttaataatatatatttttaaaaatcacgagtttagttttaatgtttaatttgattttttttttttgtttcaatttggtATTAGAGTTTGGCAACAAAGTTTACTTTAGTACCTGAGTTTTTTGAATTTGACACctgagtttttcttttttctcgttTAAGCATTCgagtttggcttcaatgttcaatttaatacttaagttttatttttttatctcagTGAAGTAGTTGTATATTTTTTTTACTGGAATGTATGTGTTAAACATTCATCGAGTTGTTTGGTTTAGGTGATAAATTAAACACTGAAGTCACACTCAAGTATCAAATTGAGACAAAAAATTTTACtatcaaattgaatattaaaactAAACCTAAGtaccaaataatatattattcCCTTACTAAAACTATATTACTTTTCATGAAGTTTGTGCTCCACAAATACCTCACATGTATGTATTTGTTTTCCTGTACGAGACAATTTTCAGTTTTTGTCTTCTccgcaataaaataataataataataataataataatactttgGAATTGGCAAAGCATACAACAAGATGAAGGATTATATTTGGGTTGGTTCAGATCCCACTTTTTATATTCTGCCGTTTAGAATAAACTATACCCAATGTTACAAAAATATTAGTAAATTATAATTTGatacttaattttaaaaagttttaaaataattgttaaattatttgaaaatttttatttaagtcacctGGACTGTTCTCCTCCTTTTATatggttcaatttttttttcaagaaatAATTTTGAACATCACGAATCTGTGAATCAGAATCCAAACAACTTTTTTCTTTAATCTCCAACAGTAATTgtcaaaatgacttgaaaataaGGTGTTTTCTTTTACACGTCGATAAGTACTGATACACCATACCGATTATCGAATCATTGCTTAGTGCTCACCGGTCTAGcttaagaaaaaaaaacttaatagctCAGTgacaaataaaaacttttaaatattttagtgatttaaatgaaaactttcaaatagttaagcaattaatttataattttttaaaattaaatgacctTAAGTGTAATTTattctaaaaaatatataaaatactgGTTACAGCCAAAATGTGGTTTTTTAAAAAGAGATGGCTAGCAAAATAGAGGGGCTGCTAAAGAAAAAGCCTAAtttgaaaaaaggaaaaaaaataaaaacctatAGAAATATATTGCCTATAGGGCCGTTTATGAAATAAATTCACAAaatagttaaatataaaatttagatATATAACATGACATGATGATGCGGTGATTCTCCTATTTTGTTATAACGGTCAAGTTTATATTagaattaatttttatgttttactttaatttttatgataatttttcacTTTTTCAATAAAATGCTTCAATTTCACGTGAAAAagttattaattatattttattaaataaaataatctttAACAAATggaattaataatataaatttaataaattattaagttCTCTAATTAAATATTCTCCTATGAATTTGAAAcatcataaatatataaattgattactttaatttaataactcgtgataaattaattaatttaatataaaaactcAGACTAATTAATTGAACTTATTATATTTATAAACTTCATAATTAGGTATGTGAATGAATGCgaaataaaatatgcataaaagtAATAATGTGGGCACCTActatatgtattttaattttgtttatttgattctcatcctttttttttaaacatagtgaaaaataaaataaaataaaataaataaaaataaagaacacataaattttacgtggaaaccctttcgaaaaaaaccacggcgagagagaagaaaattcactatgtcgaaaaatttttactcaaatacaagaggaatagactatgtctatttataggcttgcaaagccatattctagtaggattgaaacaccttatcctaatcaatataaaatagatggagtttaataaggtttaaaaccttattctaaaataaaataaaagaagtctagttctatatggattttacttttattttattttccatcgtattttatttaaataagaatttgggtcacttaattctaacaatctccaccttgacacaaattctcaatgaacaagttcttcatcgcgaactttcaataaacaagttcttcacctcttccaaaaacccttaagggtttaacttcaacaatgaacaccaaccaagtctcgagcaatgctcaaacttggttataggaagtgacttagtcatcatatctcgcaggattttcatgagtgctaattttgctcacaacaatatcaccacgagcaataatatcacgaacaaaatgataccgaatatcaatgtgttttgttctctcatgaaacatttgatcttttgtaataaagatggcactgatcgtcacaaaatatcgtcttgatttgaaggtcttcattgagttcactaaatagtccttcaaccaaatagcttctttacaagcctcgatgaatcgccatgtactcacgatcatggtagacaaagcgatcgtagtttgcaaagtggctttccaactaattgcacaacctccgattgtaaagacgtaactcgtgagagatcttcttctatcaaggtctccaagaaaatcagcatcaacataccctataactccatctttagttcttccaaactgtaagcaaacattagtagtgcctcgtaagtatcttaaaatccatcgaatcgctttccagtgttctttaccagattcgccatgtatccgctaattgcaccgatcgcatatgataaatcgggacgtgaacaaaccatagcgtatatgagagatcctctcgcactagagtatggaacatgtgacatgtactcaatctcattatccgattgaggagataaggccgatgaaagtccgaaatgggttgctaaaggagtactaacaaagcttagcactcgcatattaaactcgcaaagaactttctcaatgtacccttccgacttaggtacaatttacttgcttttctatctcgagaatctccataccaagtatcttctttgctggtcctaaatctttcatctcaaattcttcacttagttgggctttaacctttcttatctctctttatcttttgtcgctatcaacatgtcatcaacataaagaagtagatacacaaaagaaccatcactgctttttcttaaagtagacacaactgtcaaaactacttcttttgaaatcatgagaagtcataaaggaatcaaacctcttgtaccattgtcttggtgatctgtttcaaaccgtaaagggactttttcacaaagcaaacatagtcctcttttt
Above is a genomic segment from Gossypium arboreum isolate Shixiya-1 chromosome 8, ASM2569848v2, whole genome shotgun sequence containing:
- the LOC108469873 gene encoding probable glutathione peroxidase 4, which produces MGASESVPQKSIHEFTVKDYKNQDVDLSMYNGKALLVVNVASKCGLTDSNYTQLTDLYNKYKDQGLEILAFPCNQFLSQEPGTSQDAQEFACTRYKAEYPIFQKVHVNGPKTEPVYKFLKTNKSGFLGNRIKWNFTKFLVDKDGHVLARYGPSTTPLAIEADIKKALGVDM